In Stenotrophomonas sp. ESTM1D_MKCIP4_1, a single genomic region encodes these proteins:
- the xerD gene encoding site-specific tyrosine recombinase XerD, producing the protein MAVMSTPAERRQLVTQLPELRADDSVRIQRFLDAIWAENGLARATLDSYRRDLEGLARWRDGREGGLAGIERPGLFDYLAWRTRHGWSPRSNARLLSALRAFFADGVRRGERSEDPSALLDPPKLPRLLPKALAESQIDALLAAPDIDSPLGLRDRAMLELMYAAGLRVSELVLLPATAVNLRQGVLRVTGKGSKERLVPLGEESQYWLERYLQQSRPQLVGKGKVHALADGQTPLFVEPSLHALTRQSFWHLVKRHAQVAGIDPARISPHGLRHSFATHLLNRGADLRALQMLLGHSSLSTTQIYTLVAREHLQKLHARHHPRG; encoded by the coding sequence ATGGCCGTCATGTCCACCCCTGCCGAACGCCGCCAGCTGGTCACCCAGCTGCCGGAACTGCGCGCCGACGACAGCGTGCGCATCCAGCGCTTCCTCGATGCGATCTGGGCCGAGAACGGCCTGGCCCGCGCCACCCTGGACAGTTACCGGCGTGACCTGGAAGGGCTGGCGCGCTGGAGGGATGGCCGCGAGGGCGGCTTGGCCGGCATCGAGCGTCCGGGGCTGTTTGATTACCTTGCCTGGCGCACCCGCCATGGCTGGTCGCCGCGCAGCAACGCACGCCTGCTGTCGGCGCTGCGCGCGTTCTTCGCCGATGGCGTGCGCCGTGGCGAGCGCAGCGAAGACCCCAGCGCGTTGCTGGATCCGCCCAAGCTGCCCCGCCTGCTGCCCAAGGCGCTGGCTGAAAGCCAGATCGATGCGCTGCTGGCCGCGCCGGACATCGACAGCCCGCTGGGGCTGCGCGACCGCGCCATGCTGGAACTGATGTACGCCGCCGGCCTGCGCGTAAGTGAACTGGTGCTGCTGCCGGCGACGGCGGTGAACCTGCGCCAGGGGGTGCTGCGGGTGACCGGCAAGGGCAGCAAGGAGCGCCTGGTGCCACTGGGCGAGGAATCGCAGTACTGGCTGGAGCGTTACCTGCAGCAGTCGCGGCCGCAGCTGGTGGGCAAGGGCAAGGTGCATGCGCTGGCCGATGGGCAGACGCCACTGTTCGTCGAGCCCAGCCTGCATGCACTCACCCGGCAGTCCTTCTGGCACCTGGTCAAGCGCCATGCGCAGGTGGCCGGCATCGACCCGGCGCGGATCAGTCCGCACGGACTGCGCCACAGCTTCGCCACCCACCTGTTGAATCGCGGTGCGGATCTGCGCGCGCTGCAGATGCTGCTGGGTCACAGTTCACTGTCCACCACCCAGATCTACACGCTGGTGGCGCGCGAGCACCTGCAGAAGCTGCACGCCCGCCACCATCCGCGCGGCTGA
- a CDS encoding DsbC family protein, translating to MFRFAIAALFSAASLTACAQPAPPAAKAPAAAAKASPAANGTPEQKVRAALATLIPGSKVDYVGSAPFPGFREVLVSGQLLYVSDDGRYLFQSQPYDIQAKGPANSEGLLGYRRDLLAKANHGDRIVFAAPNAKYTISVFTDIECGYCRKLHQDIAELNRNGITVEYLAFPRMGLGSKDYVDMISVWCAADRRQALTNAKRGGAVPAKNCTNPVAMQYALGQQLGVSGTPAIFAPDGTQLGGYLPPAQLRAALEKLSAKR from the coding sequence ATGTTCCGATTTGCCATCGCTGCATTGTTCAGTGCGGCCAGCCTGACCGCCTGCGCCCAACCCGCACCGCCTGCCGCCAAGGCACCGGCCGCAGCCGCCAAGGCCAGCCCGGCCGCCAATGGCACGCCCGAACAGAAGGTGCGCGCTGCACTGGCCACGCTCATCCCTGGTTCCAAGGTGGATTACGTCGGCTCGGCGCCGTTCCCGGGGTTCCGCGAAGTGCTGGTGTCCGGCCAGTTGTTGTACGTATCCGATGATGGTCGTTACCTGTTCCAGTCGCAGCCCTACGACATCCAGGCCAAGGGCCCGGCCAACAGCGAAGGCCTGCTGGGCTACCGGCGCGATCTGCTGGCGAAGGCCAACCACGGTGACCGCATCGTGTTCGCGGCACCGAACGCGAAGTACACCATCAGCGTGTTCACCGACATCGAGTGCGGTTACTGCCGGAAGCTGCACCAGGACATCGCCGAGCTCAACCGCAACGGCATCACCGTCGAATACCTGGCCTTCCCGCGCATGGGGCTGGGCAGCAAGGACTACGTCGACATGATCTCGGTCTGGTGCGCGGCTGACCGTCGCCAGGCGCTGACCAATGCCAAGCGCGGCGGCGCGGTGCCAGCGAAGAACTGCACCAACCCGGTGGCCATGCAGTACGCGCTGGGCCAGCAGCTGGGCGTCAGCGGCACGCCGGCCATCTTCGCGCCCGATGGCACCCAGCTGGGCGGCTACCTGCCACCGGCACAGCTGCGCGCAGCACTGGAGAAGCTGTCGGCCAAGCGCTGA
- a CDS encoding glycosyl hydrolase family 18 protein has protein sequence MYDKLVQSADVRSAERSSRSPRPRRLAWLLALAAGAAALPGLAQAASCAGVAEWNQARIYRAGDTLQKGGVLYRANQDIWNAPPDHPAGAPYYTNLGACDGSGANQPPVVSLTSPANGATFSAGSTVTVNASASDPDGSVSKVEFFRDGSSIGVDTSAPYSASWANASAGSHTLRAVATDNNNATASTATITITVNAASGDTTAPSVPGGLAVGTRTASSIALSWSPSTDNTGGSGLAGYDVYRNGSLVGSPSSASYVDGGLTASTTYSYRVRARDNAGNASAQGTAVSATTLAGTGGGTGKRVIGYFTQWGIYGRNYRVKNIDSSGSAARLTHINYAFGNVRNNRCEVGVTQPSDPNTGAGGDAFADYSKAFGAGESVSGGADTWDQPLRGNWNQLKQLKAKYPNLKVLISLGGWTWSRGFSSAARPENRQAFVASCIDAYIKGNLPVTDGAGGVGAALGVFDGIDIDWEYPVACGIDCGKPEDNANFTALMAEFRRQLDAVRPGLLLTVAVGAGIDKIRVTDPAAYHPYLDYINVMTYDFHGAWDAKTNHQSALFDSPSDPSTGDQKLYNSNDAIEAFISRGVPAAKLNLGIGYYGRGWTGVANGNNGMYQTAGGAAPGTYEAGIEDWKVLKNLAWQGYTDNTAGATWIYNGSTLWSFDTPANITRKMGYVKTQGLGGAFVWEFSGDDAQGTLTKAVSDGLQ, from the coding sequence ATGTACGACAAGCTTGTGCAGAGTGCCGATGTACGCAGTGCCGAACGCTCCTCCCGCTCCCCCCGCCCGCGCCGCCTGGCCTGGCTGCTGGCCCTGGCCGCCGGGGCTGCCGCCCTGCCCGGCCTGGCCCAGGCGGCCAGCTGTGCCGGCGTCGCCGAATGGAACCAGGCCAGGATCTACCGGGCCGGCGATACCCTGCAGAAGGGAGGAGTCCTGTACCGGGCGAACCAGGACATCTGGAACGCGCCGCCGGACCACCCGGCTGGGGCGCCCTACTACACCAACCTCGGTGCCTGTGACGGCAGCGGCGCCAACCAGCCGCCGGTGGTCAGCCTGACCTCGCCCGCCAACGGCGCCACCTTCAGCGCCGGCAGCACGGTCACCGTGAACGCCAGCGCCAGCGACCCCGATGGCAGCGTCAGCAAGGTCGAGTTCTTCCGCGATGGCAGCTCCATCGGCGTGGATACCAGCGCGCCGTACAGCGCCAGCTGGGCCAACGCCAGCGCCGGCAGCCACACCCTGCGTGCGGTGGCCACCGACAACAACAACGCCACTGCCAGCACCGCCACCATCACCATCACCGTCAACGCCGCCAGCGGCGATACCACCGCGCCGAGCGTGCCCGGCGGCCTGGCCGTGGGCACCCGCACGGCCAGCAGCATCGCACTGAGCTGGAGCCCCTCCACCGACAACACCGGTGGCAGCGGCCTGGCCGGCTACGATGTGTACCGCAACGGCAGCCTGGTCGGCTCGCCGTCCAGCGCCAGCTACGTCGATGGCGGCCTGACCGCCTCGACCACTTATAGCTACCGCGTCCGTGCCCGCGACAACGCCGGCAATGCCTCGGCGCAGGGTACGGCGGTCAGCGCCACGACGCTGGCCGGCACCGGCGGTGGCACCGGCAAGCGGGTCATCGGCTACTTCACCCAATGGGGTATCTACGGCCGCAACTACCGGGTGAAGAACATCGACAGCAGCGGCTCGGCCGCGCGCCTGACCCATATCAACTACGCCTTCGGCAACGTCCGCAACAACCGCTGCGAAGTTGGCGTCACCCAGCCCTCGGACCCGAACACCGGAGCCGGGGGCGATGCGTTCGCCGATTACAGCAAGGCCTTCGGCGCCGGTGAGAGCGTCAGCGGCGGCGCCGATACCTGGGACCAGCCGCTGCGTGGCAACTGGAACCAGCTCAAGCAGCTCAAGGCCAAGTACCCGAACCTGAAGGTACTGATCTCGCTGGGCGGCTGGACCTGGTCGCGCGGCTTCTCCAGCGCGGCGCGCCCGGAAAACCGCCAGGCCTTCGTTGCCTCGTGCATCGACGCCTACATCAAGGGCAACCTGCCGGTGACCGACGGTGCCGGTGGCGTGGGCGCTGCGCTGGGCGTGTTCGATGGCATCGACATCGACTGGGAGTACCCGGTGGCCTGCGGCATCGACTGCGGCAAGCCGGAAGACAATGCCAACTTCACCGCGCTGATGGCCGAGTTCCGCCGCCAGCTTGATGCGGTGCGCCCGGGGCTGCTGCTGACCGTGGCGGTGGGCGCGGGCATCGACAAGATCCGGGTGACCGATCCGGCCGCGTACCACCCGTACCTGGACTACATCAACGTGATGACCTACGACTTCCACGGTGCGTGGGATGCGAAGACCAATCACCAGTCGGCGTTGTTCGATTCGCCCAGTGACCCGTCCACTGGCGACCAGAAGCTTTACAACAGCAATGACGCCATCGAGGCCTTCATCAGCCGTGGGGTGCCGGCAGCCAAGCTCAACCTGGGCATCGGCTACTACGGCCGTGGCTGGACCGGGGTCGCCAACGGCAACAACGGCATGTACCAGACTGCCGGCGGCGCCGCACCGGGCACCTACGAGGCGGGCATTGAAGACTGGAAGGTGCTGAAGAACCTGGCGTGGCAGGGCTACACCGACAACACCGCCGGCGCCACCTGGATCTACAACGGCAGCACGCTGTGGAGCTTTGACACCCCGGCCAACATCACCCGCAAGATGGGCTACGTGAAAACCCAGGGCCTGGGCGGCGCGTTCGTCTGGGAATTCAGCGGTGACGATGCACAGGGCACGCTGACCAAGGCGGTCAGTGACGGTCTGCAGTAA
- the purL gene encoding phosphoribosylformylglycinamidine synthase: MMVLEGAPALSLFRRERLESRLQSIAPSLRISGAWHVYFVQPEGTAAPDVDTLCRILEARPQAEAAADGAVSRIVVPRLGTLSPWSSKATELVRGAGQPVSRVERGLRIDVQGWPTDAAAQQALVKALHDPMTQSVLETVDQGQALFTAPARGELERVPVEQLEAANQRLGLAMAQDEIDYLRERFTALGRSPSDVELMMFAQANSEHCRHKIFNASWTIDGQEQDRSLFRMIKNTHQQTPQHTLSAYSDNAAVIEGHLAARYRPDPASGEYRAEPRVASAFQIKVETHNHPTAIAPFPGASTGNGGEIRDEGATGRGGKPKAGLSGFSVSHLRIPELPQPWEAPRALNPRMAPALEIMTDGPLGGAAFNNEFGRPNLLGYFRSFELPEGPDLVRAYDKPIMLAGGLGAIDRIQVDKIRLQAGDAVIVLGGPAMLIGLGGGAASSVASGESAEDLDFASVQRDNPEMERRCQEVIDRCVAMGSNNPIKFFHDVGAGGLSNAIPELLHDSNVGGVIDLGKVPTDDPSLSPMQLWCNESQERYVLGVAQERLAEFAALCARERCPFAAVGVATAEEHLVVAYGAVPGHTPADAPIDLPMDVLFGKPPKMHRDTAHPPAPRWPSLKTGGLDLHEAGLRVLAHPTVASKNFLVTIGDRSVGGLTAREQMVGPWQLPVADVAITLADFDGVAGEAMSLGERTPLALLDAAASARMAVGEALTNLCAAPVDALDEIKLSANWMAAAGHPGEDALLYDAVKAVGMELCPQLDISIPVGKDSLSMQAQWHDQGEAHKSVSPVSLVISAFAPVADVRQQLTPLLDRDVDSELWLIGLGAGKQRLGGSILAQVHADHGDLPAFAGAAPDLDDPQRLRGFFELIRDARQSGLLLAYHDRSDGGAFAALCEMAFTSRLGLDITLDAWGDDPFRSLFNEELGAVVQIAREDRAAFADLVERHALTECAQRIARPTTAPVVRVSLGNESLAEWRWEALFDAWWSVTHAMQKRRDNPANADAEREVARAFTAPGLKPKLSFDLNEDVAAPFINTGARPRVAVLREQGVNGQIEMANAFERAGFRAFDVHMSDLIEGRVALQEFTGLVACGGFSYGDVLGAGRGWATSILERSALRDAFAAFFAREDSFALGVCNGCQMMSQLKAIIPGAEHWPQFRRNASEQFEARTALLEVVESPSILLRGMAGSRLQVAVAHGEGQAVFDSAVDQAAARVALCYVDGNGNVASQYPLNPNGSPDGITGLTSTDGRVTIMMPHPERTPRALNLSWAPAEWQGDSPWMRMFRNARVWCG; this comes from the coding sequence ATGATGGTCCTCGAGGGCGCGCCCGCCCTGTCGCTGTTCCGCCGCGAACGCCTTGAATCCCGCCTGCAGTCCATCGCTCCCTCCCTGCGCATCAGCGGTGCCTGGCACGTCTACTTCGTGCAGCCCGAAGGCACGGCCGCCCCCGATGTGGACACCCTGTGCCGCATCCTGGAAGCCCGGCCGCAGGCCGAAGCCGCCGCCGACGGCGCCGTCAGCCGCATCGTCGTGCCCCGCCTGGGCACCCTCTCGCCCTGGTCCAGCAAGGCCACCGAACTGGTCCGCGGTGCCGGCCAGCCGGTCAGCCGGGTCGAGCGCGGGCTTCGCATCGACGTGCAGGGCTGGCCCACCGACGCTGCCGCCCAGCAGGCGCTGGTCAAGGCCCTGCATGACCCGATGACGCAGTCGGTGCTGGAGACGGTGGACCAGGGCCAGGCCCTGTTCACCGCCCCGGCCCGCGGCGAACTGGAACGCGTACCGGTGGAGCAGCTGGAAGCCGCCAACCAGCGCCTTGGCCTGGCCATGGCCCAGGACGAGATCGACTACCTGCGCGAACGTTTCACCGCGCTGGGCCGCTCCCCGTCCGACGTCGAACTGATGATGTTCGCGCAGGCCAACTCCGAGCACTGCCGCCACAAGATCTTCAACGCCAGCTGGACCATCGACGGCCAGGAACAGGACCGTTCGCTGTTCCGGATGATCAAGAACACCCACCAGCAGACCCCGCAGCACACGCTCAGCGCGTACAGCGACAATGCCGCGGTGATCGAAGGCCATCTGGCTGCACGCTACCGCCCGGATCCGGCCAGTGGCGAATACCGCGCCGAACCGCGCGTGGCCAGCGCCTTCCAGATCAAGGTGGAAACGCACAACCACCCGACCGCGATCGCGCCGTTCCCGGGTGCCTCGACCGGCAACGGTGGCGAGATCCGCGATGAAGGCGCCACCGGTCGTGGCGGCAAGCCGAAGGCGGGCCTGTCCGGCTTCTCGGTCTCGCATCTGCGCATTCCCGAGCTGCCGCAGCCGTGGGAAGCGCCGCGCGCGCTGAACCCGCGCATGGCCCCGGCGCTGGAAATCATGACCGACGGTCCGCTGGGCGGCGCTGCGTTCAACAACGAATTCGGTCGCCCGAACCTGCTTGGTTACTTCCGCAGCTTCGAGCTGCCCGAAGGGCCGGATCTGGTCCGCGCCTACGACAAGCCGATCATGCTGGCCGGTGGCCTGGGCGCGATTGATCGCATCCAGGTCGACAAGATCCGCCTGCAGGCCGGTGATGCGGTCATCGTGCTGGGCGGTCCGGCGATGCTGATCGGCCTGGGCGGTGGTGCCGCCAGTTCGGTGGCCTCCGGCGAAAGCGCCGAGGACCTGGACTTCGCCAGCGTGCAGCGCGACAACCCGGAAATGGAGCGCCGCTGCCAGGAAGTCATCGACCGCTGCGTGGCGATGGGCAGCAACAACCCCATCAAGTTCTTCCATGACGTCGGTGCCGGTGGCCTGTCCAATGCCATCCCCGAGCTGCTGCACGACTCCAATGTCGGCGGTGTCATCGACCTGGGCAAGGTGCCCACCGATGATCCGTCGCTGTCGCCGATGCAGCTGTGGTGCAACGAATCGCAGGAACGCTACGTGCTGGGCGTGGCCCAGGAACGCCTGGCTGAGTTCGCTGCGCTGTGCGCCCGCGAGCGCTGCCCGTTCGCTGCGGTGGGCGTGGCCACGGCCGAAGAACACCTTGTCGTGGCTTACGGCGCCGTGCCCGGCCACACCCCGGCCGATGCGCCGATCGACCTGCCGATGGACGTGCTGTTCGGCAAGCCGCCGAAGATGCACCGCGATACCGCGCACCCGCCGGCACCGCGCTGGCCGTCGCTGAAGACCGGCGGCCTGGATCTGCACGAGGCCGGCCTGCGCGTGCTTGCGCACCCGACGGTGGCCTCGAAGAACTTCCTGGTCACCATTGGCGACCGCAGCGTCGGTGGCCTGACCGCGCGTGAGCAGATGGTCGGCCCGTGGCAGCTGCCGGTGGCCGATGTGGCCATCACCCTGGCCGATTTCGACGGCGTGGCCGGCGAGGCCATGTCGCTGGGCGAGCGCACCCCGCTGGCCCTGCTCGATGCCGCCGCATCGGCACGCATGGCCGTGGGCGAAGCACTGACCAATTTGTGTGCGGCCCCGGTCGATGCACTGGATGAAATCAAGCTGTCGGCCAACTGGATGGCCGCTGCCGGCCACCCAGGTGAAGACGCGCTGCTGTATGACGCGGTGAAGGCCGTGGGCATGGAGCTGTGCCCGCAGCTGGACATCAGCATCCCGGTGGGCAAGGACTCGCTGTCGATGCAGGCGCAGTGGCACGACCAGGGCGAAGCGCACAAGAGCGTCTCGCCGGTGTCGCTGGTCATCTCGGCGTTCGCGCCGGTGGCCGACGTGCGCCAGCAGCTGACCCCGCTGCTTGACCGCGACGTGGACAGCGAGCTGTGGCTGATCGGCCTGGGGGCCGGCAAGCAGCGCCTGGGCGGTTCGATCCTGGCCCAGGTGCACGCCGACCATGGTGACCTGCCTGCGTTCGCCGGTGCCGCCCCGGATCTGGATGACCCGCAGCGCCTGCGGGGCTTCTTTGAACTGATCCGCGATGCGCGCCAGTCCGGCCTGCTGCTGGCGTACCACGACCGCAGCGACGGCGGTGCCTTCGCCGCGCTGTGCGAAATGGCCTTCACCTCGCGCCTGGGCCTGGACATCACCCTCGATGCCTGGGGCGACGATCCGTTCCGCAGCCTGTTCAACGAAGAGCTGGGCGCCGTGGTGCAGATCGCCCGCGAAGACCGCGCGGCCTTTGCCGACCTGGTCGAGCGCCACGCCCTGACCGAGTGTGCGCAGCGCATTGCCCGGCCGACCACCGCACCGGTGGTGCGTGTGTCGCTGGGCAACGAGAGCCTGGCCGAATGGCGCTGGGAAGCGCTGTTCGACGCTTGGTGGTCGGTTACCCACGCGATGCAGAAGCGCCGCGACAACCCCGCCAATGCCGATGCCGAGCGTGAAGTTGCCCGTGCCTTTACCGCGCCGGGCCTGAAGCCCAAGCTCAGCTTCGACCTCAATGAGGACGTGGCGGCACCGTTCATCAACACCGGTGCGCGCCCGCGCGTGGCCGTGCTGCGCGAGCAGGGCGTCAACGGCCAGATCGAAATGGCCAACGCCTTTGAACGTGCCGGCTTCCGCGCCTTCGACGTGCATATGAGCGACCTCATCGAAGGTCGGGTGGCCCTGCAGGAATTCACCGGCCTGGTGGCCTGTGGTGGCTTCAGCTACGGCGACGTGCTCGGTGCCGGCCGCGGCTGGGCGACCTCGATCCTCGAGCGCAGCGCCCTGCGTGATGCCTTCGCTGCGTTCTTCGCACGCGAAGACAGCTTCGCCCTGGGCGTGTGCAACGGCTGTCAGATGATGAGCCAGCTGAAGGCCATCATCCCCGGTGCCGAGCATTGGCCGCAGTTCCGCCGCAATGCCAGCGAGCAGTTTGAAGCCCGTACCGCGCTGCTGGAAGTGGTGGAGTCGCCGTCGATCCTGCTGCGTGGCATGGCCGGTTCGCGACTGCAGGTGGCCGTAGCCCATGGCGAAGGCCAGGCAGTGTTCGATTCTGCCGTGGACCAGGCCGCCGCGCGCGTGGCGCTGTGCTACGTCGATGGCAATGGCAACGTGGCCAGCCAGTACCCGCTGAACCCGAACGGTTCGCCGGACGGCATCACCGGCCTGACCAGCACCGACGGCCGCGTCACCATCATGATGCCGCACCCGGAACGCACCCCGCGTGCACTCAACCTGAGCTGGGCCCCGGCCGAGTGGCAGGGTGACTCGCCGTGGATGCGCATGTTCCGCAACGCACGCGTGTGGTGCGGCTGA